In Pleurocapsa sp. PCC 7319, the following are encoded in one genomic region:
- a CDS encoding class I SAM-dependent methyltransferase, whose translation MLRPEQRTKLDDTNDLDFYDYPRFVTHVDSGFIDRLTNLYREQLKPNTRILDLMSSWVSHLPDDIQFAHVEGHGMNEEELAKNPQLDHYFLQNLNHNPKLPLEDADFDAVLVTVSIQYLQYPEAVLSEIYRVLKPDGVVIISFSNRMFYQKAIAAWRDGTDTDRVNLVRKYFQSVDGFSQPEVVVHQSPLPGVLQMLGLAGGDPFYAAIARKKSN comes from the coding sequence ATGCTGCGTCCCGAGCAAAGAACTAAACTAGACGATACTAACGATTTAGATTTTTACGACTACCCTCGTTTTGTGACTCATGTTGACTCAGGGTTTATCGATCGCCTAACTAATCTTTATCGAGAACAACTAAAGCCCAACACCCGTATTTTGGATTTAATGAGTAGTTGGGTATCTCATTTACCTGATGACATACAGTTTGCTCATGTCGAGGGTCACGGTATGAATGAGGAGGAGTTAGCCAAAAATCCTCAGTTAGACCATTATTTTCTGCAAAATCTCAATCACAACCCTAAATTACCTTTAGAGGACGCTGATTTTGATGCTGTTTTAGTTACCGTTTCCATACAGTATTTACAGTATCCTGAAGCAGTTTTGTCAGAAATTTATCGTGTGCTGAAACCTGATGGTGTAGTAATTATTAGCTTTTCTAATCGCATGTTTTATCAAAAGGCGATCGCGGCTTGGCGAGATGGTACAGATACCGACAGAGTAAATTTGGTTCGGAAATATTTTCAGTCAGTAGATGGTTTTAGTCAGCCAGAAGTAGTAGTACATCAATCACCCTTGCCAGGTGTGCTGCAAATGCTAGGACTGGCAGGAGGCGATCCCTTTTATGCTGCGATCGCCCGTAAAAAAAGCAATTAG
- a CDS encoding transglycosylase domain-containing protein, producing the protein MSSEIMLQKPKPQNTQAIAKSFLSGVAKAAGGTVLGITMITSAVAAGGLVGLAFSFRNLPDVRVLRSYVPAETSYVYDINGKILTRLHGEANRESASLDQIAPELKLAVVAVEDSSFYRHNGLNPYSIGRAALVNYQKGGVSEGASTLTMQLVKNLFLTRERTFSRKLAEAILAIRVEQVFSKNEILEMYLNNIYWGHNNYGIQTAAESYFNKSASELNLAEAAVLAGLIQAPEQYSPFLNYANTKKRQAAVLARMRTLNWITPEEEEAARKAPLMVGKPTAWRRSKSPFITEAVTKELEERFGKDKVLQGGIRVQTTIDMNFQKMAEESVKENHQILQRWGLRADQIALAAVDPRTHFVKALVGGVDFKSSQFNRAVQSRRQPGSSFKPFVYYAALASGKYTPGTTINDAPVSYPIPGGIYRPQNYGGKQDFAGIMSLSTSLIQSRNIPAVKLGKAVGLEKVIEICRQLGIESPMQPVISLPLGSIGVTPLEMAGAFATFANNGWQSDTTVILQVTDSKGNILLDNTPEPKRVLDPWATASLTTMLKGVLQPGGTGKNANIGRPAAGKTGTTSSERDVWFVGYVPQLATAVWVGNDNYQSMGKGITGGDFAAPVWRSFMLKALEDEPVKYFPAASNFTRP; encoded by the coding sequence GTGTCTTCTGAAATTATGTTACAGAAACCTAAGCCTCAAAATACTCAGGCGATCGCCAAGTCATTTTTATCAGGGGTAGCAAAAGCCGCAGGGGGAACTGTATTGGGCATTACAATGATTACTAGTGCCGTAGCTGCTGGAGGTTTAGTTGGTTTAGCATTTAGTTTTCGCAACCTTCCTGATGTTAGGGTGTTACGTAGTTATGTCCCTGCTGAAACTAGCTATGTCTATGATATTAATGGCAAAATTCTCACCAGGTTACACGGTGAAGCTAACCGAGAAAGTGCTTCTTTAGATCAAATTGCCCCGGAACTAAAATTAGCAGTAGTGGCAGTCGAAGATAGTAGTTTTTATCGTCATAATGGTCTAAATCCTTACAGTATTGGTCGTGCAGCGTTAGTTAACTATCAAAAAGGGGGAGTATCTGAGGGTGCTTCCACTTTAACTATGCAGTTGGTCAAAAACCTATTTTTAACTCGTGAGCGTACCTTTAGTCGTAAGTTGGCTGAAGCCATCTTGGCTATTCGAGTAGAGCAGGTTTTTTCTAAAAACGAAATTCTAGAAATGTACCTCAATAATATTTATTGGGGTCATAATAATTACGGAATTCAAACCGCTGCTGAAAGCTACTTTAATAAGAGTGCTTCCGAGCTTAACTTAGCGGAAGCTGCAGTGCTAGCTGGTTTAATTCAAGCTCCAGAGCAGTATAGTCCTTTTTTGAACTATGCAAATACGAAAAAGAGACAGGCAGCAGTCTTGGCAAGAATGCGTACTTTAAACTGGATCACCCCAGAAGAGGAAGAAGCTGCTCGAAAAGCTCCTTTGATGGTGGGCAAACCAACAGCTTGGCGCAGGAGTAAGTCACCTTTTATTACTGAAGCTGTAACCAAGGAACTAGAAGAGCGATTTGGGAAAGATAAGGTTCTTCAAGGTGGTATTAGAGTCCAAACAACGATTGATATGAACTTCCAAAAAATGGCAGAAGAATCTGTGAAAGAGAACCACCAAATTCTTCAGCGCTGGGGGTTAAGAGCAGATCAGATTGCTTTAGCCGCAGTAGATCCTCGCACTCATTTTGTTAAAGCATTAGTGGGAGGAGTTGACTTCAAATCTAGCCAATTTAATCGTGCAGTTCAATCTCGCAGACAGCCAGGTTCTTCTTTCAAACCTTTTGTTTACTATGCTGCTTTGGCAAGTGGTAAATATACTCCCGGCACTACTATTAATGATGCTCCAGTCAGCTACCCTATTCCTGGGGGTATTTATCGCCCTCAAAACTACGGTGGAAAACAAGATTTTGCGGGTATCATGTCTCTTTCAACCTCTTTAATTCAATCTCGCAATATTCCTGCTGTTAAATTAGGAAAAGCAGTAGGGTTAGAGAAAGTAATTGAAATCTGTCGTCAGCTGGGAATTGAGAGTCCGATGCAACCAGTAATTTCTTTGCCTTTGGGTTCGATCGGAGTTACCCCTTTAGAAATGGCGGGAGCTTTTGCTACTTTTGCTAATAACGGTTGGCAATCTGATACGACGGTTATTTTGCAAGTTACTGATAGCAAAGGTAATATTTTGCTAGATAATACTCCTGAACCCAAACGAGTACTAGATCCTTGGGCAACTGCAAGTTTGACTACGATGTTAAAAGGGGTGCTACAACCTGGAGGGACTGGCAAAAACGCTAATATAGGTCGCCCTGCAGCAGGAAAAACTGGAACCACTTCTTCAGAGCGAGATGTTTGGTTTGTTGGCTATGTACCTCAATTAGCTACGGCTGTCTGGGTCGGTAATGATAACTATCAAAGTATGGGTAAAGGAATCACAGGAGGTGATTTTGCTGCTCCTGTTTGGCGTTCTTTCATGCTCAAGGCACTAGAAGACGAGCCTGTTAAATATTTTCCCGCAGCTTCTAATTTTACTCGTCCCTAA
- a CDS encoding type II toxin-antitoxin system Phd/YefM family antitoxin: MLAQQTNYTNLRQNLASILDQAIAERSVIVVTRQGKEDVAILAADELSNILETLHLFKSPANAQKLIAAMERADAIENEPDLKSQSLAELCQEFGIER, translated from the coding sequence ATGTTGGCTCAACAAACAAACTATACCAATCTACGCCAAAATTTAGCTTCAATACTCGATCAAGCGATCGCTGAACGCAGTGTTATTGTTGTTACCCGACAAGGTAAAGAGGATGTGGCAATTTTAGCTGCCGATGAATTATCTAACATTCTAGAAACCTTACATCTTTTTAAATCTCCTGCTAATGCTCAAAAGCTGATAGCCGCTATGGAAAGGGCAGACGCGATCGAGAATGAACCCGATTTAAAATCACAAAGCCTAGCTGAACTTTGTCAGGAGTTTGGTATTGAGCGATAG
- a CDS encoding adenosine-specific kinase encodes MELKSISIDISEGANLILGQTHFIKTVEDLYEIMVGTSSQVKFGIAFCEASGECLIRAVGNDSSLQEQAIANAQALGAGHSFIILLQDAYPINFLNAIKQCPEVCNIYCATANPVEVIIAETQQGRGILGVIDGYTLDG; translated from the coding sequence GTGGAATTAAAATCGATATCAATAGATATTTCTGAAGGAGCTAATTTAATTCTCGGTCAGACTCACTTTATCAAAACCGTAGAAGATCTCTATGAAATTATGGTAGGAACATCCTCTCAGGTGAAGTTTGGAATTGCTTTCTGCGAAGCTTCAGGAGAATGTTTAATTCGTGCAGTTGGCAATGACTCCAGTCTTCAAGAACAGGCGATCGCTAATGCTCAGGCACTGGGAGCGGGGCATAGTTTTATCATCTTGCTCCAAGATGCTTATCCGATTAATTTTCTCAATGCTATTAAGCAATGCCCAGAAGTCTGCAACATTTATTGTGCTACAGCCAACCCCGTAGAAGTAATCATCGCCGAAACTCAACAAGGTCGAGGTATTCTGGGGGTGATAGATGGTTATACTCTAGACGGTTGA
- a CDS encoding Txe/YoeB family addiction module toxin, translating into MSDRSVIFDSQFRDDLRWWAKKDRKICDRILDLLEATIANPTTGIGKPEKLKYLPGDRWSRRITQEHRLVYQIGNGKLIFLQCRYHY; encoded by the coding sequence TTGAGCGATAGGAGCGTTATTTTTGATTCTCAATTTCGGGATGATTTACGTTGGTGGGCAAAAAAAGATCGTAAAATTTGTGACCGTATTTTAGACTTGCTTGAGGCGACAATAGCAAACCCTACCACAGGAATTGGTAAACCCGAGAAATTAAAATACTTACCTGGAGATCGTTGGTCAAGGAGAATTACTCAAGAACATCGACTTGTATATCAAATAGGTAATGGTAAGTTAATTTTTCTTCAATGTCGTTATCATTACTGA
- a CDS encoding DUF1825 family protein, whose product MGFFDSQVVQEEAKKLFEDYQSLMQLGGEYGKFDREGKKMFIEKMEELMERYRIFMKRFELSEDFMAQMTVQQLKTQLNQFGMTPQQMFDQMEVTLKRMKAEIQP is encoded by the coding sequence ATGGGATTTTTTGATTCTCAAGTAGTCCAAGAAGAAGCCAAAAAACTATTTGAAGACTATCAGTCTTTGATGCAATTGGGTGGCGAATACGGTAAATTTGATCGCGAAGGCAAGAAAATGTTCATCGAAAAGATGGAAGAGCTAATGGAACGCTATCGTATTTTTATGAAGCGTTTTGAGCTTTCCGAAGACTTCATGGCACAAATGACCGTACAACAGCTGAAAACCCAATTAAACCAATTTGGTATGACCCCTCAGCAGATGTTTGACCAGATGGAAGTAACTCTTAAAAGAATGAAAGCTGAAATTCAACCCTAA
- the psbA gene encoding photosystem II q(b) protein: protein MNAFVRRRSELDFLDIWENFCQWITSTKNRIYIGWFGVLMIPTLLVATICFILAFIAAPAVDVDGIREPVIGSLLGGNNIITAAIVPTSAAIGLHFYPIWEASSLDEWLYNGGCYQLIVFHFLIAIWCYLGRQWELSYREGLRPWIATAFSAPVAAATAVLLVYPIGQGSFSEGLPLGIAGTFHFMLAFQADHNILMNPFHMLGVTGVFGGALLAALHGSLVTSTLIRETTETESADKGYKFGQKEVTYNYLAGHYGFLGRLLIPWFASSNHRAFHFFLVALPTIGIWCAAVGVSTMAFNLNGFNFNQSILDSQGRVIYSHADLLNRANLGIQAMHSPNAHHFPLILAGGEPITISSISS from the coding sequence ATGAATGCTTTTGTTAGACGACGTTCGGAACTAGATTTTCTTGATATTTGGGAGAACTTTTGTCAGTGGATTACCAGCACTAAGAACCGCATTTATATTGGTTGGTTTGGCGTGTTAATGATTCCCACGCTTTTAGTTGCCACCATTTGTTTTATCTTGGCTTTCATCGCTGCACCTGCTGTTGATGTTGATGGAATTCGCGAACCTGTAATTGGTTCTTTGCTGGGAGGTAACAATATAATTACTGCCGCTATTGTGCCTACTTCGGCGGCGATCGGACTGCACTTCTATCCGATTTGGGAAGCTAGTTCTCTAGATGAATGGCTTTACAACGGTGGCTGTTATCAGCTAATTGTCTTTCATTTTCTGATTGCTATCTGGTGCTACCTGGGAAGACAGTGGGAACTCAGCTATCGTGAAGGTTTACGTCCTTGGATTGCTACCGCTTTTTCGGCTCCAGTGGCAGCAGCAACTGCGGTACTGTTGGTTTATCCTATTGGTCAGGGAAGCTTTTCCGAAGGCTTACCTTTAGGAATTGCTGGAACTTTTCATTTCATGTTGGCGTTTCAGGCTGACCATAATATTTTGATGAATCCGTTTCATATGTTAGGAGTGACTGGAGTATTTGGTGGTGCATTATTAGCTGCTTTACATGGCTCTTTAGTAACTTCAACTTTGATTCGAGAAACTACTGAAACTGAATCTGCCGATAAAGGTTACAAGTTTGGTCAGAAAGAGGTTACGTACAACTATTTGGCAGGACACTATGGATTTTTGGGTCGGTTACTTATTCCTTGGTTTGCTAGTAGCAACCATCGAGCTTTTCATTTTTTCTTAGTAGCCTTACCCACTATTGGTATTTGGTGTGCAGCAGTAGGGGTAAGTACGATGGCATTTAACCTCAATGGCTTTAACTTCAATCAATCAATTTTGGATAGTCAAGGTCGAGTCATCTATAGCCATGCAGATTTATTAAATCGAGCTAACTTGGGCATCCAAGCTATGCATTCTCCCAATGCTCATCACTTTCCATTAATTTTAGCTGGTGGTGAACCGATTACTATCAGTTCAATTAGTAGTTAG
- a CDS encoding ParA family protein, which produces MIIAITALKGGVGKTTTAVHLAAYFQTLAPTLLIDADKNRSALVWSREDKLPFYVASQAGAPGLIKKFTHIIIDTQARPEPEELEDLAAGSDMLILPTTPNHLDLDTTVKAVELLKNLDANYKVLLTKVDSRTKNGREAKKFLEEAQLPMFKDEIPLLVAFQRSPSRGVIVKDFPDRRAYIGWNKYKAVGKEIMSS; this is translated from the coding sequence ATGATTATTGCAATAACTGCTTTGAAGGGAGGAGTGGGTAAGACCACAACGGCGGTTCACTTAGCTGCTTATTTTCAAACCCTAGCACCAACATTACTAATTGACGCGGACAAAAATCGTTCTGCTTTGGTTTGGTCTAGAGAAGATAAGTTGCCCTTTTATGTGGCATCTCAAGCTGGTGCACCGGGTTTGATTAAGAAGTTTACTCACATTATTATTGATACTCAAGCTAGACCTGAACCTGAGGAATTAGAGGACTTGGCTGCTGGTAGTGATATGTTGATCTTGCCCACAACTCCTAATCACCTGGATTTAGACACCACTGTCAAGGCAGTAGAGTTGTTAAAAAACCTCGACGCCAACTATAAAGTACTGTTAACTAAGGTAGACTCTCGCACTAAAAATGGTAGAGAAGCTAAAAAGTTTCTGGAAGAAGCACAGCTTCCCATGTTTAAAGATGAAATTCCTCTTTTAGTAGCTTTTCAGCGATCGCCGAGTCGCGGGGTAATTGTCAAAGATTTCCCTGACCGCCGAGCCTATATTGGCTGGAATAAATATAAGGCTGTAGGAAAAGAGATTATGTCTTCATAG
- a CDS encoding chemotaxis protein CheB, whose protein sequence is MTKSFSDSKNFFLVAIGASAGGVQALESFFGNLPDHPNAAFIVVQHLSPDFKSMMTEILQRKTVMPVHSIEDGMEIEPSHVYVLPPKKHLVVNEHRLCLLKSPDSFDYPIDKFFRSLVEGWGEKKIAILLSGTGNDGTEGIQAIGRVGGIGLVQSPETAQFNSMPSSAIPSGLVDEILSPQELAQTVFELIRFSDNFPDSSSEEAVLIDPEQLQTILNVLAEREEIDFSHYKISTLSRRIHHRCALTHCENLKEYIKLLEDSEEEQKLLRRDLLIGVTQFFRDKPAWEFLESKVLPEIIERLQPHQQMRVWVSACASGEEAYSMAMLVDEAISQANKEIQVKIFATDLDTNALEITAKGIYPESISNNIDPERLEKYFTFTGEHFQVKRFLREMLIVAPHDLTKNAGFSKMNLVSCRNVLIYMQPQLQQQVLRLLHFALAPQGILFLGGSETLGDLSEEFSVVHTKWKMFRKRRDITLSIGQIARQTMVTKLPGLTRGKSKSNQQLDRLLQEVFKYCLNERQLTCLLVDRDNLLIRVFYNAAQLLEFPVGEAMLDVIEIVNPELKLPLSTALHRARRDRQPVLYTGIKINRQGEELNVTLRVGSEGDNISLGDYIIVVLEVEAPTIVSPVAMRFDLDEEAAQQITELEYELQQTRENLQVTIEELETTNEEQQATNEELLASNEELQSINEELQSVNEELYTVNAEHQSKIAELTQLNNDIDNLLRSTDIGVVFLDSHLNIRKFTPAATEVINIKPKDMGRPLTDITNNLELHDLPDILKQVINREQPLELEVSIAKTGVQLLMRANLYLREDGKSDGVVVTFVKIEELKRTQVKLRGANSLLENLYSTSPAGLSLHDSDLKYLRINQALADINGLSVAEHIGKTASEVIPNLADSIEPVLRQVIETERPVCNVEMSGSTNANPDVIRYWTASFYPVDLLNGNRGVGSVVMEISDRIEAEVNLRESETKLLEAQKLANIGNWEINIPTEQFKVGSARAIWSAQLYRIYGLEPQQPVPTFDELIQLHPTEDQKLIRDAFQQLINYSIPFNLDLRCDSPDGKVRYLNSIGRAACDSKEKVMKLYGTVMDITERKQIEAELMRQNRALEEAIAVAQAADSANQAKSDFLANMSHEIRTPMNAILAVGQLLDLTELNAEQRGLLKTLKSNGTRLLTLIDDILDLSKIEARELKLDFEPFDMAKMAQNLLQSFMPQTQAKGLELSLTISEELPPYFIGDDFRLRQVLNNLVGNALKFTDQGQIKIAIAPESNILADLLIVRFTIEDTGIGIPQKQQEKLFRAFTQADSSTTRQYGGTGLGLTISRRIVELMGGELKVESIVGQGSTFWFTLPLKVTDIARDISQSETSPNLPLKTSTDSSRAKRLLIVDDNLDNRDLLFMMLQPLGYELDRVNNGQEALESLASCEYDLILMDCQMPILDGYQATQIIRQREAKQRHTIIIGLTGNAMTGDRQKCLDAGMDDYISKPIDLNNLTNVIKQWLKR, encoded by the coding sequence ATGACTAAATCATTCTCAGACTCTAAAAATTTTTTTCTCGTAGCTATTGGTGCTTCAGCAGGGGGAGTACAAGCTTTAGAGTCATTTTTTGGCAACTTGCCTGACCATCCCAATGCTGCATTCATAGTTGTACAGCATCTTTCTCCCGATTTCAAAAGTATGATGACGGAGATCCTCCAGCGCAAAACGGTTATGCCTGTGCACTCGATTGAGGATGGGATGGAGATTGAACCAAGTCATGTTTATGTTCTACCTCCTAAAAAACATTTAGTAGTTAATGAGCATCGTTTATGTTTACTAAAGTCTCCCGATTCTTTTGATTATCCGATAGACAAATTTTTTCGCTCTTTAGTGGAAGGATGGGGAGAAAAAAAGATTGCCATCTTGCTGTCGGGAACGGGCAATGATGGTACAGAAGGAATACAGGCAATTGGCCGAGTTGGTGGTATTGGACTGGTACAGTCTCCAGAAACTGCTCAGTTTAATAGTATGCCCAGTAGTGCCATTCCGTCTGGTTTAGTAGATGAAATTCTCTCGCCTCAAGAATTAGCCCAAACTGTATTCGAGTTAATCCGCTTTTCCGATAATTTTCCCGACTCTTCATCAGAAGAAGCTGTACTAATTGACCCCGAACAGCTACAGACTATTTTAAATGTCTTAGCAGAACGGGAAGAAATCGACTTTTCTCACTATAAAATCAGTACCTTATCCCGTCGCATCCATCATCGCTGTGCCCTTACTCACTGTGAAAATCTCAAAGAATATATTAAGTTACTTGAAGATTCTGAGGAAGAGCAAAAATTACTACGTCGGGATTTATTAATCGGCGTAACTCAGTTTTTTCGCGATAAACCCGCCTGGGAATTTCTGGAATCTAAGGTTTTACCAGAAATCATTGAGCGATTACAACCTCATCAACAGATGAGAGTTTGGGTTTCAGCTTGTGCCAGCGGAGAAGAAGCCTATTCGATGGCAATGTTAGTAGATGAAGCAATTTCTCAGGCAAATAAAGAGATTCAGGTGAAAATTTTTGCCACCGATCTTGATACCAATGCTTTAGAAATAACTGCCAAAGGTATCTATCCTGAAAGTATCAGTAATAATATTGATCCTGAACGTTTAGAAAAATATTTTACTTTTACTGGAGAGCATTTTCAGGTCAAACGTTTTTTAAGAGAAATGTTAATTGTTGCTCCCCACGACTTAACCAAGAATGCGGGCTTTTCGAAAATGAACTTGGTGAGTTGCCGTAACGTGCTGATTTATATGCAGCCACAGCTTCAACAACAGGTTTTGCGGTTACTCCATTTTGCTCTCGCACCTCAAGGAATTTTGTTTTTGGGGGGGTCGGAAACTTTAGGAGATTTATCTGAAGAATTTTCGGTGGTACACACCAAATGGAAAATGTTTCGTAAGCGACGAGATATTACCCTCTCAATTGGACAAATTGCCAGGCAAACAATGGTAACCAAGTTACCAGGTTTAACTAGAGGTAAATCCAAAAGTAATCAGCAGTTAGATCGTCTGTTGCAGGAAGTATTCAAGTATTGTTTGAACGAGCGACAGTTGACTTGCTTATTGGTAGATCGAGATAATCTACTAATACGAGTTTTTTATAATGCAGCACAGTTATTGGAGTTTCCCGTAGGGGAGGCGATGCTAGACGTAATCGAAATCGTTAATCCAGAATTAAAACTGCCTTTATCTACTGCTCTTCATCGTGCCAGACGCGATCGCCAGCCTGTTTTATATACAGGAATTAAAATAAATCGTCAGGGAGAAGAATTAAACGTTACTCTGCGAGTCGGTTCAGAAGGCGATAATATTTCCTTGGGAGATTATATAATTGTGGTTCTAGAAGTTGAAGCACCCACTATTGTATCTCCTGTAGCAATGCGATTCGATCTGGATGAAGAAGCTGCACAGCAGATTACAGAATTAGAATACGAACTACAACAGACTCGTGAGAACTTGCAGGTAACGATTGAAGAACTAGAAACTACGAACGAAGAACAGCAGGCAACTAATGAAGAATTGCTGGCTTCCAATGAGGAATTACAAAGCATTAACGAAGAGCTACAGTCAGTTAATGAAGAGTTATATACAGTTAATGCCGAACATCAGTCTAAAATTGCCGAGTTAACTCAATTAAACAACGATATCGATAACCTACTTCGCAGTACTGATATTGGTGTTGTGTTTTTGGATTCCCACCTCAATATTCGTAAGTTTACTCCTGCCGCTACAGAGGTAATCAATATCAAGCCCAAGGATATGGGTCGTCCTTTAACTGATATTACTAACAATTTAGAATTGCATGATCTGCCTGATATTTTAAAGCAGGTAATTAATCGCGAACAACCCTTAGAGTTAGAAGTTAGTATCGCCAAAACAGGGGTACAGTTATTGATGCGAGCCAATCTTTATCTACGAGAAGATGGCAAAAGTGATGGGGTAGTGGTTACTTTTGTCAAAATTGAAGAACTCAAACGAACCCAAGTAAAACTCAGAGGCGCAAATTCCTTATTAGAAAATCTTTACAGTACTAGTCCTGCTGGTTTGAGTTTACATGACTCAGACTTAAAATATCTGCGGATCAATCAAGCCTTAGCCGATATCAATGGTTTGTCAGTAGCAGAACATATTGGTAAAACCGCCAGTGAAGTTATTCCCAATTTAGCAGATTCAATTGAGCCAGTTTTACGTCAAGTTATTGAAACAGAACGACCTGTTTGCAATGTAGAAATGAGTGGTAGCACTAATGCTAACCCAGACGTAATTCGCTACTGGACTGCCAGCTTTTATCCTGTAGATCTACTCAATGGGAATCGAGGTGTTGGTTCTGTAGTGATGGAAATTAGCGATCGCATTGAAGCAGAAGTAAATCTACGAGAAAGTGAAACTAAGCTACTCGAAGCTCAAAAGCTAGCCAACATTGGTAATTGGGAAATAAATATCCCCACTGAACAATTTAAGGTGGGTTCAGCTAGGGCTATTTGGTCGGCACAACTATATCGAATTTACGGTTTAGAGCCCCAGCAACCAGTTCCGACCTTTGACGAACTGATTCAACTTCATCCGACCGAAGACCAGAAGCTAATTAGAGATGCTTTTCAACAGTTAATCAATTACTCAATTCCTTTTAACCTAGATCTTCGCTGTGATTCTCCTGATGGTAAAGTTCGCTATCTTAACAGCATCGGTCGAGCTGCTTGTGACAGCAAAGAAAAGGTAATGAAGCTTTACGGTACAGTGATGGACATTACTGAACGCAAGCAAATTGAGGCAGAGCTGATGCGTCAAAATCGAGCCTTGGAAGAAGCGATCGCTGTTGCTCAAGCTGCTGACTCAGCTAATCAAGCTAAAAGCGATTTTCTGGCGAATATGAGTCACGAAATTCGTACTCCCATGAATGCAATTTTAGCGGTTGGTCAACTACTCGATTTAACTGAACTGAATGCCGAACAGCGTGGCTTGTTAAAAACTTTGAAATCAAACGGCACTAGGCTATTAACTCTGATTGATGACATTCTCGATCTGTCTAAAATTGAAGCTAGAGAGCTAAAACTAGATTTTGAGCCGTTTGACATGGCAAAAATGGCGCAAAATCTGCTTCAATCCTTTATGCCTCAAACTCAAGCCAAAGGATTGGAGTTAAGTTTAACTATTTCTGAAGAGCTACCACCATATTTTATCGGTGATGATTTTCGATTGAGGCAGGTTTTAAATAATTTAGTCGGTAATGCCCTCAAATTTACTGACCAAGGGCAAATTAAAATAGCGATCGCCCCTGAATCAAATATATTGGCCGATCTTTTGATCGTTCGTTTCACAATAGAAGATACGGGAATCGGTATACCCCAAAAACAGCAGGAAAAACTTTTTCGAGCCTTTACTCAAGCTGATAGTTCTACTACGCGCCAGTATGGAGGTACTGGTTTGGGATTGACTATTAGTCGTCGGATTGTGGAATTGATGGGAGGCGAACTTAAGGTTGAAAGTATCGTCGGTCAAGGCTCAACCTTTTGGTTTACTTTACCCTTAAAGGTAACTGATATCGCCAGAGACATTAGCCAGTCAGAAACTAGTCCCAATCTTCCCCTGAAAACTTCAACTGATTCTTCTCGAGCTAAACGCTTGTTAATTGTGGACGATAATCTCGATAATCGAGATTTGCTATTTATGATGTTGCAACCTCTAGGTTACGAATTAGACCGCGTGAATAATGGTCAAGAAGCATTGGAATCTTTAGCCAGCTGTGAATACGATCTGATTTTAATGGATTGCCAGATGCCTATATTAGACGGGTATCAGGCAACTCAGATCATCCGCCAGAGAGAAGCAAAACAGCGACATACGATAATTATCGGACTAACTGGAAATGCCATGACAGGCGATCGTCAAAAATGTCTAGATGCGGGAATGGATGATTATATTAGTAAACCTATAGATCTGAATAATTTGACCAATGTCATTAAGCAATGGCTCAAAAGGTGA